The genomic region atccccatccctgagcctccaggcccagccaggaggGATCCCTGGGTGTAGGCAGGGTTAGGCtcaacattcccagctctcatCCTGCTGGGACAAGCTTCCCCCGACCCTCCATGTGCTTCCCCCCACCCAGGGAGCCCCTCAGGCCACTGCATGATCCCCGGGGCGGCCCTGTGGCCACTTGTCACCGCACTGACAGCTGAGGTGGCCCGGAGCACCCGCAGGTGAGTCTGAGATGGGCAGCGCCTGGAAGCTTCCAGAGCACCTGTGGGAAGAGGGGATAGGATGTGGCACCCCTCCTTGGCAGGCAGCACCCATGGGGGATAGGCAGGATGAGTCCTGGGATGGGGAAACTGTCGCTTGGAAGTTTCCAGAGCACctgtgggaagagggaggtgggatGTGGGACCTTTCTTAAGTGGGCATGGTGAGTCTGGGATGGGGAAACCAGAGCTTGGAAGCTTCCAGAGCACctttgggaagagggaggtgggCCAGATGAGTCCTAAGATGGGGAAAGCAATGCTTGGAAGCTTCCAGAGCACCTGTTGCAAGAGGAGATAGGATGTGGGACCCCTCCTTGGTGGCAGGGGAAGTCTGGGATGGGCAGTGCTTGGAAGCTTCCAGAGCACCTTTGGGAAGAGGCGGGTGGGATGTGGGACCCCTCCTCAGCAGGGGGTGAGTAGgatcccttcccctcccagcagggcagctCCAGAGGGACACATGCCCTGGCAGCTCGGGAAGAGGCTGTGAGACCCCCCCTAAcattttttcttgccttcttcACCTCTGCTTCACCCATTCCTGCTGCTCAGTGGGATcagtcctgccctgcctggccagaGCAGGAGCCAGGGGCTGCCTCCCTCCATCACTGACCCCGGTTCCCTTCCAGCCGGGTGCTGAGGCTGATCCCTTTCCTTGCCTACATCCTCTTCCTGGTGGCCATGGGGCTCTCCCGGATCTTTGTCCTGGCCCACTTCCCCCACCAGGTGGTCACCGGCATCCTGGCAGGTGAGGGGAGTGGGGGGCACACGTATCCCAACACCCCATCCTGGCTCAGGGTGTTGGGGgcaccttccccttccctcgAGCCCCtttcccagtccatcccagtcccaaaCCTgcctgtcccctgtgccagggtcggcgctgggctgggggctgcagcgCTGCCCCCCCAACTTCCGTGTGTTCCGGTTCTTCGTGGCGGTGGCTGTGGTACTGATGCTGAGTGCGCTGGCCTTGCACAGCCTGGCCACGGCTGCTGGCATCGACCTCGACTGGTGAGCGCCCAGGGAGGATGGGGGATATCCCCAGGGATCAGCGTTCCAGGGTGGAGGGGGGGGTATCCCCAGGGATGAGCCCCTCAGGGTGGCAGGGTGTATCCCCAGGTTCAGCCTTCCAGGGTGGAAAGAGGTATCCCCAGGGATCAGCCCCTCCAGGTGAAGGGTGGTTATCCCCAGGGATCTGTTCCCATGCTATTGTGGGGAACAGCCCTAGGGATCTGCCTCCAGACCATTTTGGGATGGGACTAACTGCAGGGATCTGCCCCCTACACAGTTTTTGGGAGGTGTTGGGGAGAACAGCCCCAGGGATCTGCCCCAGACCATTTGGGAAGGGGCTACACAGAGATCTCCTCTGAGACTGTTTTTGGGATGTGTGTGGGGGTACTAACCCCAGGAATCTACCCCCAGGCTGTTCTTCGGGGAGTACTATACCCAGGGATCTGCCCCCAGACTATTTTGGGATGGGAGTAACCCCAGGGATCTGCCCCCTACACTCTTTTTGGGAGGTGGGGGGTGGTCCTACCCCCAGGGATCAGCCCCCAGACatctggggatggggggggtgCTATCCCTAGGGATCTGCCCCCCAGACTGTCAGGATCCACTCTGACCTAACCCCAACTCATTTGAGGAGGGGGCTACCCCAAAGACCTACCCCCAGCCcctttttggggtggggggaacaCCAACCGCGGAGCCCCCCCCGCAGGTCCCTCCGCCTGGCCAGCGCCTGGTGCTCGGACCCGGCGTGGCTGCGGCCAGACACGCGGCCCTTCGCCTCGCTGTGCCGGGTGGTGGGCAGTGccctggggctggccctggccGCCGAGACCCCCCTGCGCCGCCGGGAcgaggagcagctcctggatggCCGCCTGCGAGTGGCGAGCACggtgctggccctgctggccctgcagctggtgcacaggctgcccaggccCTCGGACGCGGCCGCCCTGTACAGGCACGTGGTCGTGCACTACGCGGCCGGGCCCTTCCTGGTGGTCTCCGTCCTGCCCCGGTTCGTCATCGCCCTCAGGAACTTCCTGGAGCCCTCCCAAGTCCCCCCCCACACCAATTAGGAGGCCTCCGCCCTTGTTCTGGCTTGTTCTCGACCTCATAGAGTAGGGGGATCCCTGACCTGCCCCGGCTCATCTGAGAGCCCCCCCCACTGAGTAGGGGGGTgcccactccctgccctggctcaTCCTCAGCTGCGCCCAGGGTCCCCCCCCCCACTGAGTTGGGgtccccccctcctgccctggctcaTCCTCACCTTCACCTGCCCCTGGGGACCCCTCAGACTGAGGAGGGGAGTCCCTGCTCATCCTCACCcgcccccggggacccccccccaCAGAGTAGGCatccccctcctgtcagggtTCATCTTCACCCTCACCtgccccggggacccccccccccgtgcAGATTAGGGGTGTCCCTgcacctctcccagctcatCCTCACCTTCACCCGCCCCCTGGGACCCCTCACTAAGTAGGGGGTCCCGGCTCATCCTCACTCGTCCCCAGGGACCACCCCCCCACCGATTTGGGGAGTCCCCGCCCCCTCCCGCTGATTCCCACCCCCGTCCCGGCTCTGCCCTTTGCTGTGCCCATCGCCGGTGGCTTCAGGCCAGGGGAACCCCTCCAGGCCCCCCCAGTTGTTGCACTAACAgccctgtcccccctcccccgggcagcaggacccccccgggggggcagagctgggggtgccCCGTGCCCAGCAGGTCTGGGGACACAGCATAGGGacagccccagcccgggggtCACTGACCTgccacccccccacccccctccagctgccccagttctcccagttctcccctctctggagcagggatgggaccccccccccccccaacgCCGGGAGCCCCCCTTATACCACCGGAGGCAGGGGGGTCACCTCGTTTCTTACCAAATAAAGCACCAAAACCAACCCACCGGGCCGAGTCCTGCAAAGACGGGGCGCACAGGCAGAGCTAGGGggtcccagggcagggctgggagggggacagagcccccccagccatAGTGGGGGGGTGACAGGGACGGACAGAGCCCCTCCAGACACGCTGGGGGGGACATGGTGgtcccctccctgcaccagtTGCTGTAGGTGGGGAAACCGAGGCACAAGGGGACACCAGGAAGCCTTGGGGACACcaagggatgggaacagggacacggggaccctccccaccccccaaaGGCAGTGGGGGCTGGCGGGTATTGCCAGAAACAGTTTATTTATACAAGGACGAACATCGGTGACATCTTACAAAATACTGAACCGAGACCCAGAGCGAGCGTGAGCAGGGGGTGGGACGGACAGCAaccgaggggggacacggggggacacacGGGGGTAGAGGGGACACCAGCCCAAAGCAAGCCGGGCACACTGCTGGGGGGCCGGCACCCCCTTCTCCCCATCCCGGGGGTGTTTCTCCTTCCCGGGATGGGGATCTGGgaccccccaccaccaccacacacGGGGTGTCCCCAacactggggacacccacaCTGGGGTCCTCACAGTGACACCCCTCTCTTCCTCACCCTAAACCGGGGTTCTTTCCCCCCCACCCAGGGTTAGGAGAGGTGACCAAGGACACGCTCATCCCTCTGTCCTAatttggggacccccccaaatTCCCGTCACCCCCAAAATAACCCACAACgcgctgtccctgtccccgcccctccacccccccattaaaaaaatactattaaatAATCCATCTGTAATAAAATTATATCCCTTTTTAGGGGGGTGGTTGGgtagttttctctcttttaaagCTAAAATTGCTCCGAGGCCCCTCTGGCTGGTGataaaactggaaaattaagtggttttttctctttttgtgtctctttttttttttcctcctctaagAACAAATTTGATCCCAACGAAGGGGTGACaaagggatggggggacacacacagagctcgTCCCTTTGTCTCGTGTCCCTGTCCCAAACGGGGAGGccgaggggaaaaaaaaaaaccaagaaaattaagaaaacccAAAATTAAGGGAAAttaaggcattaaaaaaaaataattaaaggcaCAAATATTTCCCATCGCCTCCCCTGGGGGTGGGgttggaggagcagggagggaacaaATGCCAGAGCCGAGGAGGGAAcaaagggggggacacacacaaaaaatagaAAGGGAATTAAGGGAAAATCcctaaaaaaaagagagaggagcgCCAGGGGGGTCCGGGCAGCGACGGGGGGGACCCAACGGACACGGTGGGGACACGGGGTGCTGGTGGAACCGCTGCTGCACAAGAGACACAACCGCAAACACcgcgggggagccgggggggggcactggacagggaggggggattttttttgtggttttctcctctttttaatagaaaaagaaaatattttcctcttttttctggttttccttctggtttctgccttttttttttttgtctttttttttggtctttttttttgtctttttttttctttttttggtctttttttttaagtgcttttttttcccttttactgtgattttttttctctgtgtgtgtgtgtgtgagttttttcatctcttctggGTGTTTCTTGGTTTTTTCGGAGGCGGGAACGATGCAGGTGGGTCAGAGCGTAGGCTCAGCCTCCATCGGCTCCTCCACTGgtctgggaaggggagggacaCGCCAAGGTGGAGGACACGTGTGTTTCAcacaccccacccccccccccggacACACATGTCTGTCACTCCCTCCAGGACACACCTGCTTCATgcacagccccagggacacGTGTCCTCCCTGAACACACACATGTGGCTCCATGCACAGCCCATGGGACACACATATCCCAGAACACACATGTGACTGTGAGCATCCCAGGAGAACATACATTCCCTCCCCCCGAGGACACATGTGGCTCCATGCACAGCCCAGGACACACACGTGTCCAAGAGGACACATGGCTTCTtgcacacccccagggacaCGTGTGTCCCCCAAGAACACACATGGCTCCATGCACAGCCCATGGGACACACATGTCCAAGAGGCCACAGGTGGCTTCTTGCATGCCCCTAGGGGAACATGCAGCCCCCCCCAATGACACACATGGCTCCATGCACACCCCAGGGGGCACCTGTGACTCCATACAGAGCCCTCGGGACATGCACACCCACAGGGACACGTGTCCCCCAAGGACACACATGGATCCATGCACACCTCCAAGGGAACATGCAGCCCCCCATGACACAATGTGGCTCCTTGCACATCCCAGGGACATGTGTCCCTCCCCACAATGACACACGTGTCCACCTCAGGGACACATGTCTCCcctgaacacacacacacacacggctccacacccaccccagTGACGTGTGTCTTCCCTGAACACACACATGTGCCTCCATCAAACCCCAGGGACATGTGTCCCTCCCCACAATGACACATGTGGCTCCATGTACCCCGCCAGGGACATGTGTCCCCCAAGGACACACACAGATCCATGCAAATCTCCAAGGGAACATGCAGCCCCCCCCTGACACAATGTGGCTCCATGCCCACCCCAGTGACACACGTGTCCCACCCCATGACCCGTGTGCCTGCACACCCAGCAGGGTCCCCAGGGGCCGTACCTGGGCTGGGGGTCTCCCCCGGCCTGCTCGGCGCCCACCGAGAGCAGGGCCATGGCTGTCACCGTCTCGGCCTCCTCGGCCTCCCTGCGCTGGGCCTCCAGCAAGGACCGGCCCACGGCCGCCGCGAAACGCCGCACGGACCCCCAGTGCTTGCCTGCCGGGGGCAGCGTGACAGGGGACACCCGGGCTGGGACAGGTCAGgggacccccagggaccccatGGCTGAGATAGACCCAGGGAACAAGGACCACATGGCTGAGACAGACTCAGGGGACCTCCAGGGCTGCAGTGGACCTGGGGGACTCCCAAGAACCCCAGGGCTGAGACAGATGCAGgagacccccagggaccccatGGCTGAgatggagctgggggacccccatggcagggacagACCCGGGGGACCCCCAGGACTGGAACAAACCCAGGGGACCCATGAGACCCCAACAGTTGAGATAGACCCAGGGGACCCCTGAGactcccacagcagggacagactCAGAGGACTCCCAGGAACCCCATGCTGGGACAGATCCTGGGCACCCACAAGACCCCCATGTCAGGGACAGCCCTAGGGACCCTTCTCGGTCCTCCCTCAAAAGAGAGACAGTCCTGGGGACCCCCTCAGGATCCCAGTGGTAGCACTGGAGACCCTCCAGCTCCTTCCACAGCAAGGACAAACCCAGGGCCCCCCCACTGGGGTCCCCCAGTGACTCTTTTGTGCCCCCCCAGGATAGAATCagccctggggaccccccagggGACCCCATCAGGGTCTGCCCCTGCCCCACGTTCTCACTCTGGATCTCGATGACCTTCTCCAGCGTGGCCACTGCATTCACatttggcttctgctgcagcagggacgGATCCAGGGGCTccagctggggagaggggacacACATCAGTCCCCCAAAactgccaccagcacccccaaacccccctcagAGAGAGCAGGGATGGAACCACAGCTCCTCACCAACCCacacagggaaactgaggcacgacACGGGGTGGGCACCTCAATACACCCTGCCCCCAGGTGGGGTCTTCAGGGATTGAGGGGGTCCCCACCGTACCTCCAGGCCGAGCAGGGCAGAGACACAAGCCTCGGAGGCGTCGCAGATGGCCGTCAGGTCGTGGCCCCCCTCCAGCGCCAGCACCACCCGGCCCCCTGCCAGCATCATCAGCTGCTTCGTCAGGTGTCCAAAACCTGGGGGcaccggggaggggggggtgaGGGGTGGCTGAGCTGGGGTCCCCAGCCCGGGACACCCCCGGACCCCACTCACACTTGGCGGTGACAGAGTAGCCACCGAGCGGGGACAGGTGGCCCTCGACGGCGTCGAAGCCAGCGGAGACCAGCACCAGGTCCGGGGAGAACTCCTTGGCGATGGGCATCACCACCgtcctggggggcacagggtcAGCCAGGGGCAAGGGGAccccccccagggctgtggggaaccCCTCAAAGTGCAAGGATCCTTCCCAGGGTACAGAGAACTCCCAGGACACAGGGATCCTCTAGGGTTTGGGAACCccctgcaggacacagggatCCCCTCTGGGGAGTGGGGAACCCCCCCAGGAGTGCAGAGACCCTCCCCAAGGTGTAGGGGAACCCCCAGGGTGCAGGGTCCTCCCCCAGGACATGGGGATCCCCCTGGGTTGTAGGGACCCCTCCCCAAGGGCACAGGGATGCTCTCAGGATGCAGGGACCTCCCCCAGGGGCATGAGGACCCCCTCAGAACTCCCTGGGGTGCAAGGACCCCTCCTCAAGGGCATGGTGACACACCCCTCCCAGGATGCAGAAACCCCTCAAGGGCACAGGGACCTTCCTCCACAGGAACACCTCCCCAAGGATGCTGGAACCTCCCCCAAGGGCATAAAGAcccccccaggacacacagACCCCCACTAAAGGGGCGCAGGAACCCTCTCCCCAAGACGTGGAGACCCCCCTAAGGGCACAAGAACCCCCCCAAGGGCGCAGGGACCTCCCTCAGGGTACAGAACCCCCCCCAAGGACATGGAGACCCTCTCATCTGGACCCAGCAACTCCCCTTGagcccagggacccccccaaaGGCTCAGGCGCCCTCCCAGACCCCCACCTGAAGGCGGTCAGATACTCCACGTCCCCGATCGGGGGGTCCACGCCGCCAGTCCAGGCGATGTTGATGTTGTAGCCCACTCCCAGCCCACTGCCCACCTGGGACACAGCCACAGGTGACCccctgtgccacatccaggGTTAGGGGGATACAGGGGgacccccacccctcccccaaGCCCCCCGTACCTCCTCAGGGGCCCCACTGCCCGGGAAGAAGTTGCCGTCGTCGTAGCGGTGCAAGGAGATGTAGAGCACGTGGGGGTCACTGTAGAAGGCCTGCTGGGTCCCATTCCCATGGTGGATGTCCTGGGGGGGCACCCGTGATGTCAGGGACCCCTCTGTCCACCCATGGGGTCCCCATCACCCGTGGGGGGGTCCCCCTGCTCCCCCTACCCAGTCCACGATGAGGATCCTGCCCACGCTGAgccgctgctgcagcagcttggCCGAGATTGCCACAGAGTTGAAGAAGCAGAAGCCCCTGGGGACAAAAGAGGATGAGAGACAGGGGACATTCAGTGGTGGGGTGacccccaggacactgtggggTCCCCTCCCTGGGTGGGGGTCCCAGCACTGTCCTCACACTCACATGGCTGTGGACTCCTCGGCGTGGTGGCCCGGGGGGCGGATGACCGCAAAGCCGTTCTGTGAGGACAGAGAGAGGGATGTGTGTAGGAAAGACAGGGACACAtgtgggacacagggacagtggAACATGCACGGGACACAGGGAGATGTGTGGGACAGAGAGGAACACACAGGGCCATCCActgagttggacttgatgatccttgtaagtccttccaactcagaatattctgcgACTGCAATGCTGAGAAGTGGTTTAAGGACACAAAGGGACATGTAGTGTGGCGACAGAGGGACACACGTGGGGTGGGGACACAGAGGAAGGTGTGGGACACAAAGGGACATGTGTGGGACACAAAGGGACGTGTGGTGCGGGGACACAAAGGGACACATGGGACAGAGGAACAAGTGGtgtggggacacacagggacaaGTGGCGTGGGAACAGAGGGACGTGTGGGACAGAGGCACTTGTGGGACACAGAACGACACATGTGGGACAGAGGAACAGGAGTGGTGAGGGGAGAGGGACACGTGTGACACAGGGAGGGACACATGCAAGAAGGCAGCACGTCTGCACACAAGCTGGCACAAGGAGCCCTGCACTCAGGAGAGTGTGCAAGAGAACAGCACATGCGTGCTCAGCCTTGCACAAGGACCATCTCGCCCCAGGGGAGCGTGCAAGAAGGCAACACACGCACACGAGTGTGCACAGGGACTGTCACACCCCAAGTGAGTGTGCAAGGAGCACACACGTGCACATGAGTGTCACAGCCCAGGTGAGTGTGCAAGATCACACACACAGGCTTGCACAAGGACTGTCACACCTCAGTTGAGTGTGCACAGGGACTGTCACAGCCCAGGTGAGTGTGCAAGACCACACACACAGGCTTGCACAAGGACTGTCACACCTCAGTTGAGTGTGCACAGGGACTGTCACAGCCCAGGTGAGTGTGCAAGGAGCATACATACACATGAGTACGTACAAGGACTGTCACATCTCAGATGACCGTGAaggcagcacacacacacacacgcaggAGTGTGCACAGGGACTATCACACCCCAGGTGAGTGTGCAAGGCAACACACATGCACACGAGTGTGCACAGGGACTGTCACAGCCCAGGTAAGTGTGCAAGACCACGCTCACCTTGAGCTCGCCTGCAGCCACCTTGAAGGCCAGCTCGAGCAGGCAGCCCACGGCCGTGCGCACCGCGCTCGACGAGTGCAGCTCGTTCCACACCGTGTCACTGTCCACCtggggggggacactgggggtcAGCGGGGCCAGCCcaccccggggacccccccccgCACCCCCAGACTCACCCCGATGCCCCCGCATGGCAGCACTGCGTATGTCTTCTGCGTGATGGGACCTGAGGGGTGGAGCGGTGTGGTGGGGACAGCGGGGATAGGGGTATCCCAGGGGATAGAGGCACCCCTGGGCACCCCAAAGGATTGGGAactggaggggacaggggtATCCCATGGGATAGGGGCACCCCTGGGCACCCAAAGGACTGGGAACCCCATGGGACAGAGGGATCTCATGGGACTAGGGGATCCCATGGCAATGAGGAATCCCACCGGCAGTCCAAAGAATTAGAAATCCCCGGGGAAAGGAGCATTCCATGGGATAGAGGGACCCCTGAGAACCCCAAAGGATTGGGAACCCCAGAGGATGGGAAGATCCCATGGGACAGGGGGACCCCTGGGCACTCCAAAGGATTGGGAACCCCAGGGAACAGAGGGATCTCATGGGACTGGGGGATCCCATGGcactgaggaatcccatggGCAGCCCAAAGCATTAGGAACCCCGGGGGACAGGAGAATTCCATGGGTTAGTGGGATCTCTGAGCACCCCAAACGATGGGGAACCCCAGAGGACAGAGGGATCCCATGGGACAGGGGGACCTCTGAGCACCCCAAACGATTGGGAACCCCATAGGACAGGGGGATCCCATGGGATACGGGGACCTCTGAGCTCCCCAAAAGGATTGAAAACCCCAGGGAA from Pseudopipra pipra isolate bDixPip1 chromosome 26, bDixPip1.hap1, whole genome shotgun sequence harbors:
- the G6PC3 gene encoding glucose-6-phosphatase 3 isoform X1; this encodes METPPQVPPDRTGPGAMDALHEAGIWAALALQAGPPWLEQFWVYLTSHFDPKSIYTFCFPLAHGLDARVGLMVLWIGLVAEWLNVVLKWFLFGERPYWWIHESGLFSQEELEKLPLRQFPVTCETGPGSPSGHCMIPGAALWPLVTALTAEVARSTRSRVLRLIPFLAYILFLVAMGLSRIFVLAHFPHQVVTGILAGSALGWGLQRCPPNFRVFRFFVAVAVVLMLSALALHSLATAAGIDLDWSLRLASAWCSDPAWLRPDTRPFASLCRVVGSALGLALAAETPLRRRDEEQLLDGRLRVASTVLALLALQLVHRLPRPSDAAALYRHVVVHYAAGPFLVVSVLPRFVIALRNFLEPSQVPPHTN
- the G6PC3 gene encoding glucose-6-phosphatase 3 isoform X2, with amino-acid sequence METPPQPGAMDALHEAGIWAALALQAGPPWLEQFWVYLTSHFDPKSIYTFCFPLAHGLDARVGLMVLWIGLVAEWLNVVLKWFLFGERPYWWIHESGLFSQEELEKLPLRQFPVTCETGPGSPSGHCMIPGAALWPLVTALTAEVARSTRSRVLRLIPFLAYILFLVAMGLSRIFVLAHFPHQVVTGILAGSALGWGLQRCPPNFRVFRFFVAVAVVLMLSALALHSLATAAGIDLDWSLRLASAWCSDPAWLRPDTRPFASLCRVVGSALGLALAAETPLRRRDEEQLLDGRLRVASTVLALLALQLVHRLPRPSDAAALYRHVVVHYAAGPFLVVSVLPRFVIALRNFLEPSQVPPHTN